From Chryseobacterium sp. IHB B 17019, one genomic window encodes:
- a CDS encoding RagB/SusD family nutrient uptake outer membrane protein, which yields MKKEILIILIILLAIFGNGCKKFVEVGPPSDKTIASTVFENESTAKAAIVGLYARMTSNSLYFTSGGTTAYLGLYSDELFYTSTSVVTSQFSDSKLAANNGTVYGNFWGQAYQLIYAANSCINGLKTSAINTELRVQLLGEAYFVRAYCYWTLVSLFGDVPLVLQADDYAATVQMTRTPSSEVVNQVLADMNEARKSLKPAYPTSGRFRPNYFTVMAMLSRINTYLGKWNDVLSNCNEVIGNSAYGLENDLNKVFLIGSNEVIWQMSYDQPLTNTYEGSNFIPTTAATTIPLFALRNTLYNAFTVADKRKTSWTSTKTVSGTLYAYPFKYKVRSSSIKTEAQAMIRLSEVYLNRAEAKAHLNDVTALDDLNKIRNRAGLTNISGLSGQPLINEILNERRLELFAEWGLRWFDLKRTNQLDHVIGPLKSGWVNTAVLWPIPNNEILSSPNLTQNPGYN from the coding sequence ATGAAAAAAGAAATCCTAATTATATTGATAATATTATTAGCCATTTTTGGAAATGGCTGTAAAAAATTTGTTGAGGTCGGCCCACCCTCTGACAAAACCATAGCTTCAACAGTTTTTGAAAATGAAAGCACTGCCAAGGCTGCCATTGTGGGGCTGTATGCAAGAATGACCTCCAATAGCCTTTATTTTACATCCGGTGGAACTACTGCCTATTTAGGGCTTTACAGCGATGAATTGTTTTATACTTCCACCTCTGTCGTAACCTCCCAATTTTCTGACAGTAAACTGGCGGCCAATAACGGAACTGTATACGGAAACTTTTGGGGACAAGCCTATCAACTTATTTATGCCGCTAATAGCTGTATTAATGGCCTTAAAACATCAGCGATAAACACGGAACTGCGTGTGCAGTTACTAGGAGAGGCATATTTTGTTCGAGCATACTGCTACTGGACTTTGGTCAGCTTATTTGGTGATGTACCTTTGGTGCTGCAGGCGGATGACTATGCGGCAACTGTGCAGATGACAAGAACTCCTAGCTCTGAGGTCGTTAATCAAGTATTAGCTGATATGAATGAGGCAAGGAAAAGCTTAAAACCCGCATATCCGACCTCTGGCAGATTCAGGCCAAATTATTTTACAGTGATGGCTATGCTTTCCAGAATAAACACCTATTTGGGTAAATGGAATGATGTATTATCAAACTGCAACGAAGTGATTGGAAATAGCGCTTATGGACTTGAAAATGATTTAAACAAGGTTTTCCTTATCGGCAGTAATGAAGTTATATGGCAAATGTCGTACGATCAGCCGTTAACCAACACTTATGAGGGTAGTAATTTTATTCCGACAACTGCGGCCACTACAATACCGTTGTTTGCCCTTCGTAATACGCTGTACAATGCTTTTACTGTTGCTGATAAACGAAAAACCAGCTGGACATCAACCAAAACAGTGTCAGGTACCTTGTATGCTTATCCGTTTAAATATAAAGTTCGGTCAAGCTCTATCAAAACTGAGGCTCAGGCAATGATTCGGCTTAGTGAAGTTTACCTTAATCGTGCGGAGGCAAAGGCACATCTAAATGATGTTACTGCATTGGATGATTTAAATAAAATACGGAATCGTGCAGGACTTACGAATATTTCCGGTCTTTCTGGTCAGCCTTTGATTAATGAGATATTAAACGAACGACGCCTGGAATTGTTTGCGGAATGGGGTTTGCGTTGGTTCGACCTTAAGCGCACAAATCAGCTTGATCATGTTATCGGTCCTTTAAAAAGCGGCTGGGTAAATACTGCCGTATTATGGCCTATTCCCAACAATGAGATTTTGTCTTCCCCTAATTTAACACAAAACCCAGGTTATAATTAA
- a CDS encoding TlpA family protein disulfide reductase, protein MKLIRRISMIIPFILPFLALNAQIIKPLKIGDKVPDLYFSKMLNHSSSKGRLSDFQGKAIIIDMWFHTCAPCIGSMPHLDSLQQEFKNDLQVLLVTWESEPEILEFWKKNTEVNKLKFTQAVEDTLLRKLFPAVSFPHQIWIDKSGVVVAITNGKSSTRVNIRKLVENSDLEISEKKEELDSKIRWGIEPLMNIRYLENKDKIISYSYFSKRRAEFNGSITHEIDTVNRLVRIKFSNIDYAMLYDYAYKSSMMDNASFNRANRLIRRDHTNLPVDYDGKNFTTSFCYDLIYKDSTKTLNNFGKYMVADLDRNLNVKSREATRNIPCYVIRPNGKGTRYRETLDPDGKKQLYNRSLKPHKIFYVSRQLPSFTEYVINTTLPTPVLFEFGSERSMNFEVLWDLNDLKKMNKTLAKFDVKIERTKRRRKVIILEDPN, encoded by the coding sequence ATGAAGTTGATAAGAAGAATTTCGATGATAATACCGTTTATATTACCGTTCCTAGCATTGAATGCCCAGATCATCAAGCCACTGAAGATTGGCGATAAGGTTCCCGACCTATATTTTTCAAAAATGCTTAACCATAGTAGCTCTAAAGGTAGGTTATCGGATTTTCAAGGAAAGGCAATTATTATAGACATGTGGTTTCACACTTGTGCTCCCTGTATTGGTAGTATGCCGCATTTAGACAGTTTGCAACAAGAATTTAAAAATGACCTGCAGGTGTTGCTTGTTACATGGGAGAGTGAACCTGAAATACTGGAATTTTGGAAAAAAAACACAGAGGTAAACAAATTAAAATTTACTCAGGCGGTGGAAGATACTTTACTACGTAAGTTATTTCCGGCGGTTTCATTTCCACATCAGATCTGGATTGATAAGAGTGGTGTTGTGGTAGCGATCACCAATGGAAAAAGTTCAACAAGGGTCAACATCCGTAAGCTTGTCGAAAATAGTGATTTAGAAATTTCTGAAAAGAAAGAAGAACTTGACAGCAAAATTAGATGGGGAATCGAACCGCTTATGAATATACGCTATTTAGAGAATAAAGACAAGATCATCAGTTATTCTTATTTCAGTAAACGCCGTGCTGAATTTAATGGAAGTATTACCCATGAAATTGATACTGTAAATCGTCTTGTCAGGATCAAATTTAGCAATATTGATTACGCTATGCTATACGATTATGCATATAAAAGCTCAATGATGGATAATGCAAGTTTCAATAGAGCCAACAGATTAATAAGGAGAGATCATACTAATTTACCTGTAGATTATGATGGAAAAAATTTCACTACTTCTTTTTGCTATGATTTGATATATAAGGACAGTACCAAAACCTTAAATAATTTTGGAAAATATATGGTCGCTGATTTGGACCGTAACCTTAACGTTAAGAGTCGTGAAGCGACACGCAATATTCCGTGTTATGTGATACGTCCTAATGGTAAGGGTACAAGATATCGGGAAACCCTAGATCCGGATGGCAAAAAACAGTTGTACAACCGTTCTCTAAAACCACATAAGATATTCTATGTTAGCAGGCAATTACCTTCATTCACAGAATATGTAATAAACACCACTTTACCAACACCTGTATTATTTGAATTTGGAAGTGAGAGAAGTATGAATTTCGAAGTGCTTTGGGACTTAAATGATCTGAAAAAAATGAATAAGACGCTAGCGAAATTTGATGTAAAGATTGAAAGGACAAAGCGGCGCAGAAAAGTGATCATTTTAGAAGACCCAAATTAG
- a CDS encoding MauE/DoxX family redox-associated membrane protein encodes MKAKTIILEIIVALLVLLWVYTAISKWGNHQAFYRQLSWNPTTSGYQDILFYLLPGIELLAAFLLILKPIRVYGLWLSAGLMLVFTIYVFYVIFIDPTKATCTCGGVLSAMTWKEHLAFNISYLLISCAGIYLHKTGLGTDRTNLSIN; translated from the coding sequence ATGAAAGCAAAAACCATCATTTTAGAAATTATTGTTGCGCTATTAGTACTGTTATGGGTCTATACTGCAATAAGTAAATGGGGAAACCACCAAGCCTTTTATAGGCAACTGAGCTGGAATCCCACAACAAGTGGCTATCAGGATATATTATTTTACTTACTACCAGGAATAGAACTACTGGCTGCGTTTTTATTAATATTAAAACCTATTAGAGTTTATGGATTATGGCTATCAGCGGGCTTAATGTTAGTATTTACAATATATGTGTTTTATGTAATTTTTATAGATCCTACAAAAGCCACTTGTACCTGCGGAGGTGTATTATCTGCAATGACTTGGAAAGAGCATCTTGCCTTTAACATTAGTTACCTGTTGATTAGCTGTGCCGGAATATATCTGCACAAGACGGGCTTGGGAACTGATCGAACCAATTTATCAATAAACTAA